The Daucus carota subsp. sativus chromosome 2, DH1 v3.0, whole genome shotgun sequence genome includes a window with the following:
- the LOC108208712 gene encoding uncharacterized protein LOC108208712, which translates to MNGRRGHWDPRFETGAPFAGFDGPRGRQIPVPGVFGAHDPFDHPFFTDPFGLPGRGPLMNTPLPGVHMGRSPVMPAPMPHFPIDESPFNHAHLPNFHFGGHPFMNAGPTNFPIGNNPFSNSPLPFGFGTEISAMNVQAPEFIDVKSSQMNRSKGPIIEELNSDDEKEMDDQEEKNRSKGPIIEELSSDDEKEIDDHEEKNDNPGKHDRQRKEAYAEDQEYQTDGMNKRQMLFCNKSNSVNNAQLSGSHSSQSFTFHSSTVMHGGSNETYYTKSRTLRRGTDGLMIDESKEADFTTGRAAHRLSRAINDKGHTVARNLQSDGNVDTMQILHNLEKDDLASFEQTWNQRSSKSSPGWSEGLYMQNGSESSREGVLQRRAIQALPSTENSHILGGTQPGISSRHGNSGFHNPGRMDVNNGGGGNSFGGGF; encoded by the exons ATGAATGGAAGAAGGGGACACTGGGATCCACGTTTCGAAACTGGTGCTCCTTTTGCAGGTTTTGATGGCCCTAGGGGTCGCCAGATTCCAGTTCCTGGGGTGTTTGGGGCACATGACCCTtttgatcaccctttctttACAGATCCATTTGGCTTACCTGGCAGGGGTCCTTTAATGAATACACCTCTGCCTGGTGTCCATATGGGTAGAAGTCCAGTTATGCCTGCTCCTATGCCTCATTTTCCTATAGATGAAAGTCCCTTTAACCATGCCCATCTGCCTAATTTCCACTTTGGGGGGCATCCATTCATGAACGCAGGTCCAACTAACTTCCCTATTGGGAATAACCCTTTTTCCAATTCACCTCTTCCATTTGGTTTTGGTACTGAAATTTCTGCAATGAACGTGCAAGCACCTGAGTTCATCGACGTAAAGTCTTCCCAAATGAACAGGTCCAAAGGACCGATTATAGAAGAGTTGAACTCTGATGATGAGAAGGAAATGGACGACCAAGAGGAGAAAAACAGATCTAAGGGGCCAATTATTGAAGAGTTGAGCTCTGATGATGAGAAGGAAATTGATGACCACGAGGAGAAAAATGATAACCCTGGAAAGCATGATAGGCAAAGAAAAGAGGCTTATGCTGAGGATCAAGAATATCAAACAGATG GAATGAACAAAAGGCAAATGCTTTTTTGCAATAAGTCTAATAGTGTGAATAATGCACAATTGAGTGGAAGTCATAGCAGTCAGAGCTTTACTTTTCACAGCTCGACTGTTATGCATGGTGGTTCAAATGAAACATACTATACTAAATCCAGAACGTTGAGAAGAGGGACTGACGGA TTAATGATCGATGAGAGCAAAGAAGCTGATTTTACGACTGGTCGAGCTGCTCATAGGCTCTCTAGGGCAATTAATGACAAA GGCCATACTGTTGCAAGGAACCTACAGTCAGATGGTAATGTCGATACCATGCAGATTTTGCACAATCTGGAGAAAG ATGATCTTGCTAGTTTTGAGCAAACATGGAATCAAAGGTCTAGTAAAAGTTCGCCTGGATGGAGCGAAGGCTTATACATGCAGAATG GCTCCGAGAGCAGTAGAGAGGGTGTTCTGCAAAGAAGGGCAATTCAGGCCCTACCTTCGACTGAAAACTCTCATATTTTGGGGGGTACGCAACCAGGTATAAGCAGCAGGCATGGTAATTCTGGGTTTCATAATCCTGGGAGGATGGATGTGAACAATGGGGGTGGAGGCAATTCTTTTGGGGGTGGATTTTAA
- the LOC108205704 gene encoding uncharacterized protein LOC108205704 isoform X2 — MKYCIVSTLGMLCRRPSSLCVRLLQLYVPTFDVTRTCKVLCRDITTMRRGATLVDLRDDKSMRQLPRPDGSLRCLCRGRAQDTHKSYWDRILSVTKKEQRYDPIIKYEALRQWVAPKYPCANSTFRSYSSASMDSETKTMAEEAQKQKDETLAGTSGKEPRSYIRYEGRRICISDDSDDSTDWYDSESGSDSSTFGSADDETMAEEAQTQKDETLNVNEEEELYHYDSSIKYEPLKTYAVPRFSFSDDFSTDCSDSSSFALDSETENEPMAEHEAQTQKDRILVGTEYEQLLCATDLKSNPAVPDLSTLVLVASSLLHFLHIMSVGCSFFCLTFAILVYAFIVPCLHVCKYLGIYLRGSRSPTSICRGAFI; from the exons ATGAAGTACTGT ATTGTTTCGACTTTGGGGATGCTTTGCCGCCGCCCTAGCTCCTTATGTGTTCGCCTTCTTCAATTATATGTACCCACTTTCGATG TAACAAGGACGTGCAAGGTGCTATGTAGGGATATTACGACAATGAGACGTGGTGCGACACTAGTGGACCTCCGAGATGACAAGTCGATGCGGCAGCTGCCACGACCAGATGGCTCCTTACGATGTTTAT GTAGAGGTCGTGCACAAGACACACACAAATCCTATTGGGATAGAATTCTTTCTGTAACGAAAAAGGAACAGCGTTATGACCCCATTATCAAGTACGAAGCACTCAGACAATGGGTTGCCCCCAAATATCCTTGTGCCAACTCCACTTTCAGGTCTTACTCCTCAGCCTCCATGGATTCTGAAACCAAAACCATGGCAGAAGAAGCTCAAAAGCAAAAAGATGAAACCCTTGCCGGAACCAGTGGCAAAGAGCCCCGTTCCTACATACGATATGAGGGCCGAAGAATTTGCATTTCTGATGACTCTGATGACTCAACAGACTGGTATGACTCAGAGTCAGGCTCAGACTCATCCACCTTTGGCTCTGCAGATGATGAAACCATGGCAGAAGAAGCACAAACTCAAAAAGACGAGACACTTAATGTAAATGAAGAGGAAGAACTCTATCATTATGATTCCAGCATCAAGTACGAACCACTCAAAACATATGCTGTCCCCAGATTTTCCTTCTCTGACGACTTCTCCACCGACTGTTCAGACTCCTCATCCTTCGCCTTGGATTctgaaactgaaaatgaacctatGGCAGAGCATGAAGCTCAAACTCAAAAGGACAGAATCCTTGTTGGAACTGAATATGAACAACTCTTGTGTGCCACAGATCTCAAATCTAATCCAGCTGTTCCAGATTTATCTACTTTGGTATTGGTAGCCTCTTCTCTATTACATTTTCTTCATATTATGTCTGTAGGTTGTAGTTTCTTCTGTTTGACTTTTGCTATTCTCGTCTATGCATTTATTGTACCCTGTCTCCACGTGTGTAAATATTTAGGCATATATCTACGTGGGTCCAGGTCCCCAACATCCATATGTCGGGGAGCCTTTATCTAA
- the LOC108205704 gene encoding uncharacterized protein LOC108205704 isoform X4 → MYFDIMIVSTLGMLCRRPSSLCVRLLQLYVPTFDGRGRAQDTHKSYWDRILSVTKKEQRYDPIIKYEALRQWVAPKYPCANSTFRSYSSASMDSETKTMAEEAQKQKDETLAGTSGKEPRSYIRYEGRRICISDDSDDSTDWYDSESGSDSSTFGSADDETMAEEAQTQKDETLNVNEEEELYHYDSSIKYEPLKTYAVPRFSFSDDFSTDCSDSSSFALDSETENEPMAEHEAQTQKDRILVGTEYEQLLCATDLKSNPAVPDLSTLVLVASSLLHFLHIMSVGCSFFCLTFAILVYAFIVPCLHVCKYLGIYLRGSRSPTSICRGAFI, encoded by the exons ATGTACTTTGATATTATG ATTGTTTCGACTTTGGGGATGCTTTGCCGCCGCCCTAGCTCCTTATGTGTTCGCCTTCTTCAATTATATGTACCCACTTTCGATG GTAGAGGTCGTGCACAAGACACACACAAATCCTATTGGGATAGAATTCTTTCTGTAACGAAAAAGGAACAGCGTTATGACCCCATTATCAAGTACGAAGCACTCAGACAATGGGTTGCCCCCAAATATCCTTGTGCCAACTCCACTTTCAGGTCTTACTCCTCAGCCTCCATGGATTCTGAAACCAAAACCATGGCAGAAGAAGCTCAAAAGCAAAAAGATGAAACCCTTGCCGGAACCAGTGGCAAAGAGCCCCGTTCCTACATACGATATGAGGGCCGAAGAATTTGCATTTCTGATGACTCTGATGACTCAACAGACTGGTATGACTCAGAGTCAGGCTCAGACTCATCCACCTTTGGCTCTGCAGATGATGAAACCATGGCAGAAGAAGCACAAACTCAAAAAGACGAGACACTTAATGTAAATGAAGAGGAAGAACTCTATCATTATGATTCCAGCATCAAGTACGAACCACTCAAAACATATGCTGTCCCCAGATTTTCCTTCTCTGACGACTTCTCCACCGACTGTTCAGACTCCTCATCCTTCGCCTTGGATTctgaaactgaaaatgaacctatGGCAGAGCATGAAGCTCAAACTCAAAAGGACAGAATCCTTGTTGGAACTGAATATGAACAACTCTTGTGTGCCACAGATCTCAAATCTAATCCAGCTGTTCCAGATTTATCTACTTTGGTATTGGTAGCCTCTTCTCTATTACATTTTCTTCATATTATGTCTGTAGGTTGTAGTTTCTTCTGTTTGACTTTTGCTATTCTCGTCTATGCATTTATTGTACCCTGTCTCCACGTGTGTAAATATTTAGGCATATATCTACGTGGGTCCAGGTCCCCAACATCCATATGTCGGGGAGCCTTTATCTAA
- the LOC108205704 gene encoding uncharacterized protein LOC108205704 isoform X3, translating to MLCRRPSSLCVRLLQLYVPTFDVTRTCKVLCRDITTMRRGATLVDLRDDKSMRQLPRPDGSLRCLCRGRAQDTHKSYWDRILSVTKKEQRYDPIIKYEALRQWVAPKYPCANSTFRSYSSASMDSETKTMAEEAQKQKDETLAGTSGKEPRSYIRYEGRRICISDDSDDSTDWYDSESGSDSSTFGSADDETMAEEAQTQKDETLNVNEEEELYHYDSSIKYEPLKTYAVPRFSFSDDFSTDCSDSSSFALDSETENEPMAEHEAQTQKDRILVGTEYEQLLCATDLKSNPAVPDLSTLVLVASSLLHFLHIMSVGCSFFCLTFAILVYAFIVPCLHVCKYLGIYLRGSRSPTSICRGAFI from the exons ATGCTTTGCCGCCGCCCTAGCTCCTTATGTGTTCGCCTTCTTCAATTATATGTACCCACTTTCGATG TAACAAGGACGTGCAAGGTGCTATGTAGGGATATTACGACAATGAGACGTGGTGCGACACTAGTGGACCTCCGAGATGACAAGTCGATGCGGCAGCTGCCACGACCAGATGGCTCCTTACGATGTTTAT GTAGAGGTCGTGCACAAGACACACACAAATCCTATTGGGATAGAATTCTTTCTGTAACGAAAAAGGAACAGCGTTATGACCCCATTATCAAGTACGAAGCACTCAGACAATGGGTTGCCCCCAAATATCCTTGTGCCAACTCCACTTTCAGGTCTTACTCCTCAGCCTCCATGGATTCTGAAACCAAAACCATGGCAGAAGAAGCTCAAAAGCAAAAAGATGAAACCCTTGCCGGAACCAGTGGCAAAGAGCCCCGTTCCTACATACGATATGAGGGCCGAAGAATTTGCATTTCTGATGACTCTGATGACTCAACAGACTGGTATGACTCAGAGTCAGGCTCAGACTCATCCACCTTTGGCTCTGCAGATGATGAAACCATGGCAGAAGAAGCACAAACTCAAAAAGACGAGACACTTAATGTAAATGAAGAGGAAGAACTCTATCATTATGATTCCAGCATCAAGTACGAACCACTCAAAACATATGCTGTCCCCAGATTTTCCTTCTCTGACGACTTCTCCACCGACTGTTCAGACTCCTCATCCTTCGCCTTGGATTctgaaactgaaaatgaacctatGGCAGAGCATGAAGCTCAAACTCAAAAGGACAGAATCCTTGTTGGAACTGAATATGAACAACTCTTGTGTGCCACAGATCTCAAATCTAATCCAGCTGTTCCAGATTTATCTACTTTGGTATTGGTAGCCTCTTCTCTATTACATTTTCTTCATATTATGTCTGTAGGTTGTAGTTTCTTCTGTTTGACTTTTGCTATTCTCGTCTATGCATTTATTGTACCCTGTCTCCACGTGTGTAAATATTTAGGCATATATCTACGTGGGTCCAGGTCCCCAACATCCATATGTCGGGGAGCCTTTATCTAA
- the LOC108205704 gene encoding uncharacterized protein LOC108205704 isoform X6, whose protein sequence is MLCRRPSSLCVRLLQLYVPTFDGRGRAQDTHKSYWDRILSVTKKEQRYDPIIKYEALRQWVAPKYPCANSTFRSYSSASMDSETKTMAEEAQKQKDETLAGTSGKEPRSYIRYEGRRICISDDSDDSTDWYDSESGSDSSTFGSADDETMAEEAQTQKDETLNVNEEEELYHYDSSIKYEPLKTYAVPRFSFSDDFSTDCSDSSSFALDSETENEPMAEHEAQTQKDRILVGTEYEQLLCATDLKSNPAVPDLSTLVLVASSLLHFLHIMSVGCSFFCLTFAILVYAFIVPCLHVCKYLGIYLRGSRSPTSICRGAFI, encoded by the exons ATGCTTTGCCGCCGCCCTAGCTCCTTATGTGTTCGCCTTCTTCAATTATATGTACCCACTTTCGATG GTAGAGGTCGTGCACAAGACACACACAAATCCTATTGGGATAGAATTCTTTCTGTAACGAAAAAGGAACAGCGTTATGACCCCATTATCAAGTACGAAGCACTCAGACAATGGGTTGCCCCCAAATATCCTTGTGCCAACTCCACTTTCAGGTCTTACTCCTCAGCCTCCATGGATTCTGAAACCAAAACCATGGCAGAAGAAGCTCAAAAGCAAAAAGATGAAACCCTTGCCGGAACCAGTGGCAAAGAGCCCCGTTCCTACATACGATATGAGGGCCGAAGAATTTGCATTTCTGATGACTCTGATGACTCAACAGACTGGTATGACTCAGAGTCAGGCTCAGACTCATCCACCTTTGGCTCTGCAGATGATGAAACCATGGCAGAAGAAGCACAAACTCAAAAAGACGAGACACTTAATGTAAATGAAGAGGAAGAACTCTATCATTATGATTCCAGCATCAAGTACGAACCACTCAAAACATATGCTGTCCCCAGATTTTCCTTCTCTGACGACTTCTCCACCGACTGTTCAGACTCCTCATCCTTCGCCTTGGATTctgaaactgaaaatgaacctatGGCAGAGCATGAAGCTCAAACTCAAAAGGACAGAATCCTTGTTGGAACTGAATATGAACAACTCTTGTGTGCCACAGATCTCAAATCTAATCCAGCTGTTCCAGATTTATCTACTTTGGTATTGGTAGCCTCTTCTCTATTACATTTTCTTCATATTATGTCTGTAGGTTGTAGTTTCTTCTGTTTGACTTTTGCTATTCTCGTCTATGCATTTATTGTACCCTGTCTCCACGTGTGTAAATATTTAGGCATATATCTACGTGGGTCCAGGTCCCCAACATCCATATGTCGGGGAGCCTTTATCTAA
- the LOC108205704 gene encoding uncharacterized protein LOC108205704 isoform X5 has translation MYFDIMIVSTLGMLCRRPSSLCVRLLQLYVPTFDVTRTCKVLCRDITTMRRGATLVDLRDDKSMRQLPRPDGSLRCLCRGRAQDTHKSYWDRILSVTKKEQRYDPIIKYEALRQWVAPKYPCANSTFRSYSSASMDSETKTMAEEAQKQKDETLAGTSGKEPRSYIRYEGRRICISDDSDDSTDWYDSESGSDSSTFGSADDETMAEEAQTQKDETLNVNEEEELYHYDSSIKYEPLKTYAVPRFSFSDDFSTDCSDSSSFALDSETENEPMAEHEAQTQKDRILVGTEYEQLLCATDLKSNPAVPDLSTLVKQGDESTTEGDIDDSN, from the exons ATGTACTTTGATATTATG ATTGTTTCGACTTTGGGGATGCTTTGCCGCCGCCCTAGCTCCTTATGTGTTCGCCTTCTTCAATTATATGTACCCACTTTCGATG TAACAAGGACGTGCAAGGTGCTATGTAGGGATATTACGACAATGAGACGTGGTGCGACACTAGTGGACCTCCGAGATGACAAGTCGATGCGGCAGCTGCCACGACCAGATGGCTCCTTACGATGTTTAT GTAGAGGTCGTGCACAAGACACACACAAATCCTATTGGGATAGAATTCTTTCTGTAACGAAAAAGGAACAGCGTTATGACCCCATTATCAAGTACGAAGCACTCAGACAATGGGTTGCCCCCAAATATCCTTGTGCCAACTCCACTTTCAGGTCTTACTCCTCAGCCTCCATGGATTCTGAAACCAAAACCATGGCAGAAGAAGCTCAAAAGCAAAAAGATGAAACCCTTGCCGGAACCAGTGGCAAAGAGCCCCGTTCCTACATACGATATGAGGGCCGAAGAATTTGCATTTCTGATGACTCTGATGACTCAACAGACTGGTATGACTCAGAGTCAGGCTCAGACTCATCCACCTTTGGCTCTGCAGATGATGAAACCATGGCAGAAGAAGCACAAACTCAAAAAGACGAGACACTTAATGTAAATGAAGAGGAAGAACTCTATCATTATGATTCCAGCATCAAGTACGAACCACTCAAAACATATGCTGTCCCCAGATTTTCCTTCTCTGACGACTTCTCCACCGACTGTTCAGACTCCTCATCCTTCGCCTTGGATTctgaaactgaaaatgaacctatGGCAGAGCATGAAGCTCAAACTCAAAAGGACAGAATCCTTGTTGGAACTGAATATGAACAACTCTTGTGTGCCACAGATCTCAAATCTAATCCAGCTGTTCCAGATTTATCTACTTTG
- the LOC108205704 gene encoding uncharacterized protein LOC108205704 isoform X1 — translation MYFDIMIVSTLGMLCRRPSSLCVRLLQLYVPTFDVTRTCKVLCRDITTMRRGATLVDLRDDKSMRQLPRPDGSLRCLCRGRAQDTHKSYWDRILSVTKKEQRYDPIIKYEALRQWVAPKYPCANSTFRSYSSASMDSETKTMAEEAQKQKDETLAGTSGKEPRSYIRYEGRRICISDDSDDSTDWYDSESGSDSSTFGSADDETMAEEAQTQKDETLNVNEEEELYHYDSSIKYEPLKTYAVPRFSFSDDFSTDCSDSSSFALDSETENEPMAEHEAQTQKDRILVGTEYEQLLCATDLKSNPAVPDLSTLVLVASSLLHFLHIMSVGCSFFCLTFAILVYAFIVPCLHVCKYLGIYLRGSRSPTSICRGAFI, via the exons ATGTACTTTGATATTATG ATTGTTTCGACTTTGGGGATGCTTTGCCGCCGCCCTAGCTCCTTATGTGTTCGCCTTCTTCAATTATATGTACCCACTTTCGATG TAACAAGGACGTGCAAGGTGCTATGTAGGGATATTACGACAATGAGACGTGGTGCGACACTAGTGGACCTCCGAGATGACAAGTCGATGCGGCAGCTGCCACGACCAGATGGCTCCTTACGATGTTTAT GTAGAGGTCGTGCACAAGACACACACAAATCCTATTGGGATAGAATTCTTTCTGTAACGAAAAAGGAACAGCGTTATGACCCCATTATCAAGTACGAAGCACTCAGACAATGGGTTGCCCCCAAATATCCTTGTGCCAACTCCACTTTCAGGTCTTACTCCTCAGCCTCCATGGATTCTGAAACCAAAACCATGGCAGAAGAAGCTCAAAAGCAAAAAGATGAAACCCTTGCCGGAACCAGTGGCAAAGAGCCCCGTTCCTACATACGATATGAGGGCCGAAGAATTTGCATTTCTGATGACTCTGATGACTCAACAGACTGGTATGACTCAGAGTCAGGCTCAGACTCATCCACCTTTGGCTCTGCAGATGATGAAACCATGGCAGAAGAAGCACAAACTCAAAAAGACGAGACACTTAATGTAAATGAAGAGGAAGAACTCTATCATTATGATTCCAGCATCAAGTACGAACCACTCAAAACATATGCTGTCCCCAGATTTTCCTTCTCTGACGACTTCTCCACCGACTGTTCAGACTCCTCATCCTTCGCCTTGGATTctgaaactgaaaatgaacctatGGCAGAGCATGAAGCTCAAACTCAAAAGGACAGAATCCTTGTTGGAACTGAATATGAACAACTCTTGTGTGCCACAGATCTCAAATCTAATCCAGCTGTTCCAGATTTATCTACTTTGGTATTGGTAGCCTCTTCTCTATTACATTTTCTTCATATTATGTCTGTAGGTTGTAGTTTCTTCTGTTTGACTTTTGCTATTCTCGTCTATGCATTTATTGTACCCTGTCTCCACGTGTGTAAATATTTAGGCATATATCTACGTGGGTCCAGGTCCCCAACATCCATATGTCGGGGAGCCTTTATCTAA
- the LOC108205704 gene encoding uncharacterized protein LOC108205704 isoform X7: MLCRRPSSLCVRLLQLYVPTFDVTRTCKVLCRDITTMRRGATLVDLRDDKSMRQLPRPDGSLRCLCRGRAQDTHKSYWDRILSVTKKEQRYDPIIKYEALRQWVAPKYPCANSTFRSYSSASMDSETKTMAEEAQKQKDETLAGTSGKEPRSYIRYEGRRICISDDSDDSTDWYDSESGSDSSTFGSADDETMAEEAQTQKDETLNVNEEEELYHYDSSIKYEPLKTYAVPRFSFSDDFSTDCSDSSSFALDSETENEPMAEHEAQTQKDRILVGTEYEQLLCATDLKSNPAVPDLSTLVKQGDESTTEGDIDDSN; encoded by the exons ATGCTTTGCCGCCGCCCTAGCTCCTTATGTGTTCGCCTTCTTCAATTATATGTACCCACTTTCGATG TAACAAGGACGTGCAAGGTGCTATGTAGGGATATTACGACAATGAGACGTGGTGCGACACTAGTGGACCTCCGAGATGACAAGTCGATGCGGCAGCTGCCACGACCAGATGGCTCCTTACGATGTTTAT GTAGAGGTCGTGCACAAGACACACACAAATCCTATTGGGATAGAATTCTTTCTGTAACGAAAAAGGAACAGCGTTATGACCCCATTATCAAGTACGAAGCACTCAGACAATGGGTTGCCCCCAAATATCCTTGTGCCAACTCCACTTTCAGGTCTTACTCCTCAGCCTCCATGGATTCTGAAACCAAAACCATGGCAGAAGAAGCTCAAAAGCAAAAAGATGAAACCCTTGCCGGAACCAGTGGCAAAGAGCCCCGTTCCTACATACGATATGAGGGCCGAAGAATTTGCATTTCTGATGACTCTGATGACTCAACAGACTGGTATGACTCAGAGTCAGGCTCAGACTCATCCACCTTTGGCTCTGCAGATGATGAAACCATGGCAGAAGAAGCACAAACTCAAAAAGACGAGACACTTAATGTAAATGAAGAGGAAGAACTCTATCATTATGATTCCAGCATCAAGTACGAACCACTCAAAACATATGCTGTCCCCAGATTTTCCTTCTCTGACGACTTCTCCACCGACTGTTCAGACTCCTCATCCTTCGCCTTGGATTctgaaactgaaaatgaacctatGGCAGAGCATGAAGCTCAAACTCAAAAGGACAGAATCCTTGTTGGAACTGAATATGAACAACTCTTGTGTGCCACAGATCTCAAATCTAATCCAGCTGTTCCAGATTTATCTACTTTG